The Proteus vulgaris genome has a segment encoding these proteins:
- the ynfM_2 gene encoding MFS family transporter produces the protein MDNHEIDSKSMSLGTDISDNTSCIKKPAHRQSPPKHYIQRDDALYIKVTVSFFMVGLATFALLYFVQPILPVLSDEFSVSPATSSLALSLSTALMACGLLITGPLSDAFGRKNVMVIALFCAAFFTLLSAMMNSWTGILITRALVGLSLSGVAAVAMTYLSEEIHPAYLALSMGLYISGNSIGGMSGRVITGVLSDYYSWRLSVVILGIFALFAAVTFWKILPASQHFRPTALKPRNLLITTKLHFRDKGLPLLFIEGGLLMGGFVTLFNYIGYRLLDAPYSLSQTTVGLISIVYLSGTYSASKAGLLTTKYGLGKVFIAGISMMLIGILITLIESLPIIFVGMLILTTGFFAAHAVASSWVGRRAKRGRAQASSLYLFTYYAGSSLAGTLGGLFWVSFGWLGVGMFIAVLMLIALLIALHLNNVAQ, from the coding sequence ATGGATAATCACGAAATAGACAGTAAAAGTATGAGCTTAGGCACTGATATTTCAGACAATACATCGTGTATAAAAAAGCCTGCTCATCGGCAATCTCCTCCTAAACACTATATTCAGCGAGATGATGCTCTGTATATAAAAGTGACGGTGTCATTTTTCATGGTTGGATTGGCGACTTTTGCCTTACTCTATTTTGTACAACCCATATTGCCAGTGTTATCCGACGAGTTTTCAGTGAGTCCTGCAACCAGTAGCCTAGCGCTTTCCCTTTCTACGGCTTTAATGGCGTGTGGATTATTAATCACAGGCCCACTTTCCGATGCATTTGGTCGTAAAAATGTCATGGTTATCGCATTATTTTGTGCTGCCTTTTTCACATTATTAAGCGCGATGATGAATAGCTGGACAGGTATTTTAATTACTCGCGCCTTAGTGGGACTTTCATTAAGTGGTGTTGCAGCTGTGGCAATGACCTATTTAAGTGAAGAGATCCACCCTGCTTATTTAGCATTATCGATGGGGTTATATATTAGTGGCAACTCTATTGGGGGTATGAGTGGGCGTGTTATTACTGGGGTATTAAGTGATTATTACTCTTGGCGTTTATCTGTGGTTATTCTTGGTATTTTTGCACTGTTTGCTGCTGTGACTTTCTGGAAAATATTACCTGCGTCTCAGCACTTTAGACCGACTGCATTAAAACCGCGAAATCTTCTTATTACCACAAAGCTACATTTTAGAGATAAAGGATTACCTCTGTTATTTATTGAAGGTGGTTTATTAATGGGAGGATTTGTCACTTTATTTAACTATATTGGGTATCGCTTATTAGATGCGCCTTATTCATTAAGTCAGACAACCGTGGGGTTGATTTCTATCGTGTATTTAAGTGGTACTTATAGTGCATCAAAAGCGGGATTATTAACCACTAAATATGGCTTAGGAAAAGTGTTTATTGCAGGTATCTCTATGATGTTAATTGGCATATTGATTACCTTAATTGAATCATTACCAATTATCTTTGTTGGTATGCTTATCTTAACAACAGGTTTTTTTGCAGCTCATGCCGTAGCAAGTAGCTGGGTTGGTCGTCGCGCTAAACGAGGACGAGCTCAAGCCTCTTCACTTTATCTTTTTACTTACTATGCTGGTTCAAGTCTTGCAGGTACACTCGGTGGCCTATTTTGGGTAAGCTTTGGTTGGTTGGGCGTTGGGATGTTTATTGCTGTTTTAATGTTAATTGCCTTACTCATAGCGTTGCACTTAAACAACGTTGCTCAATAA